The Skermanella pratensis genome has a window encoding:
- a CDS encoding osmoprotectant NAGGN system M42 family peptidase, which produces MERSHATASKEPADRELVPPARPAIDMDYVLSMLESLLKIPSPTGYTDEIVHFCGRELKRLGIPFELTRRGAIRADIKGRLNSPDRAIVAHVDTLGAQVKGLKSNGRLEVVAIGTWSARFAEGARCTIFTDHGSYRGTILPLKASGHTFNEEIDSQPVAWTNLEVRVDAVCSNTADLIRHGFNVGDFVAIDPQPEFQPNGFINSRHLDDKAGVAVLFGAAKAVIDAGVELPVDCHLLLTISEEVGSGASSVLHGDVAEMVSIDNATPAPGQNSRESGVTIAMADSTGPFDYHLTHKLLDLCSDHDIRHQRDIFRFYRCDSAAAIEAGNDIRTALVCFGVDGSHGYERTHVHALRSLAELVALYMQSDVTFERDRHAMGPLTGFPHQKTEPAEAAE; this is translated from the coding sequence AGCCGGCGGACCGGGAACTCGTGCCCCCGGCCCGTCCGGCGATCGACATGGACTACGTCCTGTCGATGCTGGAGAGCCTGCTGAAGATCCCGAGCCCGACCGGCTATACCGACGAAATCGTGCATTTCTGCGGTCGCGAGCTGAAGCGGCTGGGAATTCCCTTCGAGCTGACCCGGCGCGGCGCCATCCGCGCCGACATCAAGGGCCGGCTCAACAGCCCGGACCGGGCGATCGTCGCCCATGTCGACACGCTGGGCGCCCAGGTGAAGGGCCTGAAGTCCAACGGCCGGCTGGAAGTGGTCGCCATCGGCACCTGGTCCGCCCGGTTCGCCGAGGGGGCCCGCTGCACCATCTTCACCGACCACGGCTCCTACCGCGGGACGATCCTGCCGCTGAAGGCGTCTGGCCATACCTTCAACGAGGAGATCGACTCCCAGCCCGTCGCCTGGACCAACCTGGAGGTCCGCGTGGACGCGGTCTGCTCCAACACGGCGGACCTGATCCGGCACGGCTTCAATGTCGGCGACTTCGTCGCGATCGACCCGCAGCCCGAGTTCCAGCCCAACGGCTTCATCAACTCCCGCCACCTGGACGACAAGGCGGGCGTCGCCGTGCTGTTCGGGGCGGCCAAGGCGGTGATCGACGCGGGCGTGGAGCTGCCGGTCGATTGCCACCTGCTTCTGACCATCTCGGAGGAGGTCGGGTCAGGCGCCTCGTCGGTCCTGCACGGCGACGTGGCCGAGATGGTCTCCATCGACAACGCGACTCCGGCGCCGGGGCAGAACAGCCGCGAATCGGGCGTCACCATCGCGATGGCGGACAGCACCGGTCCGTTCGACTATCACCTGACCCACAAGCTCCTGGACCTGTGCTCGGACCACGACATCCGGCACCAGCGCGATATCTTCCGCTTTTACCGGTGCGACAGCGCCGCCGCGATCGAAGCCGGCAACGACATCCGCACCGCCCTGGTCTGCTTCGGCGTCGACGGCTCCCACGGCTACGAGCGCACCCATGTCCATGCGTTGCGCTCCCTGGCCGAACTGGTGGCGCTCTACATGCAGAGCGATGTCACCTTCGAGCGCGACCGCCATGCCATGGGTCCGCTGACCGGCTTCCCGCACCAGAAGACAGAGCCGGCCGAAGCGGCCGAATAG
- a CDS encoding sensor histidine kinase, with protein sequence MTVGLDPFGHGEVSREPDRSQLLARSLTRRLRFAAVLTVVFVAGLTAVFLLLFHEVESREQAVRTTYETRVALETLRSAFDRAASPPGADRPDIGRERIVEARIAEARDALSALAALAADDDGNRPELDRLVRFVGARLEAPDGPDDAEAVGRRIEALQAGQEADLRERVAWIDLLGDGILYGGGALGFAKVLILGVLLGQAARMARRETDMIDERTILLRELNHRVGNSLATAVAFLQLQAAQISDPRLLGTFREAQNRIIALGEVHRRLLQEEAVRFLDVSTLLPGLAGELARTLTAEDRISVTAAPAVVPVETAITLAIIMTELMTNAVLHGCRDDAGCDVLVRLDAETDGSLGLTVRDSGGRLPKDFDPQASGKAGLRIVTALVEQVGGSLSYRTDGFTEVRVRIPLECP encoded by the coding sequence GTGACGGTGGGGCTGGACCCGTTCGGTCATGGCGAGGTATCCCGGGAACCCGACCGATCGCAGTTGCTGGCGCGTTCCCTGACCCGGCGGCTGCGATTCGCGGCCGTCCTGACGGTGGTTTTCGTAGCCGGGCTCACCGCGGTCTTCCTGCTGCTGTTCCACGAGGTGGAATCCCGGGAACAGGCGGTCCGGACCACCTACGAGACGCGCGTCGCCCTGGAAACCCTGCGGAGCGCCTTCGACCGGGCGGCGTCTCCCCCCGGTGCGGACCGGCCGGACATCGGCCGCGAGCGCATCGTCGAAGCCAGGATCGCCGAAGCCAGGGACGCACTCTCGGCGCTCGCCGCGCTGGCGGCGGACGACGACGGGAACCGCCCGGAACTCGACAGGCTGGTCCGGTTCGTCGGGGCCAGGCTGGAGGCGCCCGACGGACCTGACGACGCCGAGGCCGTCGGCCGGCGCATCGAGGCGCTTCAGGCCGGCCAGGAGGCGGATCTCCGGGAGCGGGTCGCCTGGATCGACCTGCTGGGCGACGGAATCCTGTACGGAGGGGGAGCGCTCGGTTTCGCGAAGGTCCTGATCCTGGGCGTCCTGCTCGGCCAGGCGGCCCGCATGGCCCGGCGGGAAACCGATATGATCGACGAGCGGACGATCCTGCTGCGGGAGCTGAACCACAGGGTCGGCAACAGCCTGGCGACCGCGGTCGCGTTCCTCCAGCTCCAGGCGGCGCAGATCAGCGACCCCCGGCTGCTCGGAACTTTCCGGGAAGCCCAGAACCGCATCATAGCGCTGGGCGAGGTCCACCGGCGGCTGCTCCAGGAGGAGGCCGTGAGATTCCTCGACGTCTCGACCCTGCTGCCCGGCCTCGCCGGCGAACTGGCGCGGACGCTGACGGCCGAGGACCGTATTTCGGTCACCGCCGCGCCGGCCGTCGTCCCGGTCGAGACGGCCATAACACTGGCCATCATCATGACCGAGCTGATGACCAACGCCGTGCTGCATGGCTGCCGCGACGACGCGGGCTGCGACGTCCTGGTCCGGCTCGACGCGGAGACGGACGGCAGCCTCGGCCTCACGGTGCGGGACTCGGGGGGAAGGCTTCCGAAGGATTTCGACCCGCAGGCGTCCGGCAAGGCCGGGCTCCGGATCGTCACCGCGCTGGTGGAACAGGTCGGGGGAAGCTTGAGCTATCGGACCGACGGTTTCACCGAGGTCCGGGTGCGCATCCCCCTGGAATGTCCGTGA